One Halobacterium sp. DL1 DNA window includes the following coding sequences:
- a CDS encoding 2Fe-2S ferredoxin has translation MGEARIAGVDEVPTEGSLLFTVAEDGEEKEAFLVKLSDGTVVGWRNYCMHWTDVKLDTGDGAVRNGEVVCRKHAATFEKDSGVCTHGPCEGAELDPVEVAVEDGDVVLADPDYEFVQTGVEDGDPADLSTSPGARLGF, from the coding sequence ATGGGTGAGGCACGTATCGCCGGCGTCGACGAGGTGCCCACCGAGGGCAGTCTCCTGTTCACGGTCGCCGAAGACGGCGAGGAGAAGGAGGCGTTCCTGGTGAAACTCTCGGACGGCACGGTCGTCGGCTGGCGCAACTACTGCATGCACTGGACGGACGTGAAACTGGACACCGGCGACGGCGCCGTCAGGAACGGCGAGGTGGTCTGCCGGAAGCACGCCGCCACCTTCGAGAAGGATTCGGGCGTCTGCACGCACGGCCCCTGCGAGGGCGCGGAACTCGACCCCGTCGAGGTGGCCGTAGAGGACGGCGACGTCGTGCTGGCGGACCCGGACTACGAGTTCGTTCAGACCGGCGTGGAGGACGGCGACCCCGCCGACCTCTCGACGTCGCCCGGAGCGCGCCTCGGGTTCTAG
- a CDS encoding sodium:calcium antiporter, translating to MLVDRLKHPGAALAFAALLTLPWVAVELTGGPGANGFSDLLTVTVSGVAVLGASFLLAWGAETAEKDVPRAFAIAVLAVLAVAPEYAVDALYAWTAGANVGTPRGMEAANLAVANMTGANRILIGLGWSGIAMFTVYRATTSRDTAVERRDGFLASRVQLDRNISTEISFLLVATAYAFFVPLNGGIGILDTLVLVGLYVAYIGIIIRGDVVVHDDQVGVPAYLQGFVRRYRIPIVILLFLYSGLMIATAVHPFAHGLESIGEAAGIPPFFMIQWIAPLASESPELIVVAYLVNKARSTAGFNALISSKLNQWTLLIGTLAVVYSIAAGQIGTLPFDEKQQAEIWITAAQSLFAIAILTNFNISLREALTLFVLFVSQVVTEFAIIQTVASEARATELSILLLDAYTVVYLVLALYLFAARRQEVVFLFRKTVRNASSAFGRTSAAETDD from the coding sequence ATGCTCGTCGACCGGCTCAAACATCCGGGAGCGGCGCTCGCGTTCGCAGCGCTGCTCACCCTCCCGTGGGTGGCAGTCGAGTTGACCGGCGGCCCCGGGGCCAACGGCTTCTCGGATCTCCTCACGGTGACCGTCAGCGGGGTGGCGGTGCTCGGCGCATCGTTCCTGCTCGCGTGGGGTGCCGAGACAGCAGAGAAAGACGTCCCGCGGGCGTTCGCCATCGCCGTCCTCGCCGTCCTCGCCGTCGCTCCCGAGTACGCCGTCGACGCGCTGTACGCGTGGACCGCCGGCGCGAACGTCGGCACGCCCCGCGGCATGGAGGCCGCCAACCTCGCCGTCGCGAACATGACCGGCGCCAACCGCATCCTCATCGGTCTCGGCTGGTCCGGCATCGCGATGTTCACCGTGTACCGGGCGACCACCTCCCGCGACACCGCCGTCGAGCGCCGTGACGGCTTCCTCGCGAGCCGCGTCCAGCTCGACCGGAACATCAGCACCGAGATATCGTTCCTGCTGGTCGCCACCGCCTACGCCTTCTTCGTGCCGCTGAACGGCGGCATCGGCATCCTCGACACCCTCGTTCTGGTCGGCCTTTACGTCGCGTACATCGGCATCATCATCCGCGGCGACGTCGTCGTCCACGACGACCAGGTGGGCGTCCCCGCCTACCTCCAGGGGTTCGTGCGGCGCTACCGGATACCCATCGTCATCCTGCTGTTCTTGTACTCCGGGCTGATGATCGCGACCGCGGTCCATCCGTTCGCCCACGGCCTCGAGTCAATCGGGGAGGCTGCCGGCATCCCGCCGTTCTTCATGATCCAGTGGATCGCGCCGCTGGCCTCCGAGAGCCCCGAACTCATCGTCGTCGCCTACCTCGTGAACAAGGCCCGCTCGACGGCGGGGTTCAACGCGCTCATCTCCTCGAAGCTGAACCAGTGGACGCTGCTCATCGGGACCCTCGCCGTCGTCTACAGCATCGCAGCGGGCCAGATCGGCACGCTCCCGTTCGACGAGAAGCAGCAGGCCGAGATCTGGATCACGGCCGCCCAGAGCCTCTTCGCCATCGCCATCCTCACGAACTTCAACATCAGCCTCCGGGAGGCGCTCACGCTGTTCGTGCTGTTCGTCTCACAGGTCGTCACGGAGTTCGCCATCATCCAGACGGTCGCCAGCGAAGCGCGGGCGACCGAACTCAGCATCCTACTCCTCGACGCCTACACCGTCGTCTACCTCGTGCTCGCGCTCTACCTGTTCGCGGCACGGCGCCAGGAGGTCGTCTTCCTCTTCCGAAAGACCGTGCGGAACGCCAGCTCCGCCTTCGGGCGGACGTCCGCCGCGGAGACCGACGACTAA
- a CDS encoding thioredoxin reductase: MSDVAVVGGGPAGLSAALFTEKNGLDTVVFDTDETWMHHAHLFNYLGIRSISGDEFMEVARGQVRDRGVTLNQGESVESVESTDAGFHVATEDREYDADYVVLATGDDTTFAEQLGCAFDGDVVDVDVTMETSVEDVYATGAMVRNGEYEAIISAGDGGAAALNVLSKEEGEHFHDFDTPEDVPTL, encoded by the coding sequence ATGTCAGACGTAGCAGTCGTCGGCGGCGGCCCCGCCGGCTTGAGCGCGGCACTGTTCACGGAGAAGAACGGACTCGACACGGTCGTCTTCGACACGGACGAGACGTGGATGCACCACGCCCACCTGTTCAACTACCTCGGCATCAGGAGCATCTCGGGCGACGAGTTCATGGAAGTCGCCCGCGGGCAGGTACGGGACCGCGGCGTCACCCTGAACCAGGGCGAGAGCGTCGAGTCGGTCGAATCGACCGACGCCGGCTTCCACGTCGCGACCGAGGACCGCGAGTACGACGCCGACTACGTCGTGCTGGCGACGGGTGACGATACGACATTTGCCGAGCAACTGGGCTGTGCGTTCGACGGCGACGTGGTGGACGTGGACGTGACGATGGAGACTAGCGTCGAGGACGTTTACGCGACGGGCGCGATGGTGCGAAACGGCGAATACGAGGCCATCATCTCCGCGGGCGACGGCGGCGCGGCGGCGCTGAACGTCCTCTCGAAGGAAGAGGGTGAGCACTTCCACGACTTCGACACGCCGGAGGACGTCCCGACGCTCTGA
- a CDS encoding shikimate dehydrogenase, protein MQVFGLVGSPVEHSLSPPMHEAAYEELGMDARYVTFEPARADLEAALAGAEALGIDGLNVTIPFKQAVRDLVDVDDLAARVGAVNTVDFSGTDPTGHNTDVAGVQRAFGHHDVELAGRDAVVVGAGGAGRAAVFALADAGADVSIANRTVATAEELAAEVYGSGHPLDDLSTLLADADVLVNATSVGMEEDESPVPADALHADLAVLDAVYTPLRTRLLQDAAGAGATTVDGAWMLLYQGVAAFELWTGRDAPVDAMNRALRARL, encoded by the coding sequence ATGCAGGTATTCGGTCTCGTCGGCTCGCCGGTCGAGCACTCGCTGTCGCCGCCGATGCACGAGGCGGCCTACGAGGAACTGGGGATGGACGCCCGCTACGTCACCTTCGAACCGGCCCGCGCGGACCTCGAAGCCGCGCTCGCGGGCGCCGAGGCGCTCGGCATCGACGGGCTCAACGTCACGATTCCGTTCAAGCAGGCGGTCCGCGACCTCGTCGACGTCGACGACCTCGCGGCGCGCGTCGGGGCCGTGAACACGGTGGACTTCTCGGGAACGGATCCCACCGGCCACAACACCGACGTGGCCGGCGTCCAGCGCGCGTTCGGCCACCACGACGTCGAACTGGCTGGCCGGGACGCGGTGGTCGTCGGGGCGGGCGGAGCGGGCCGCGCGGCGGTGTTCGCGCTCGCCGACGCCGGCGCCGACGTCAGTATCGCCAACCGCACCGTCGCCACCGCGGAGGAACTGGCGGCCGAGGTGTACGGCTCGGGCCACCCACTCGACGACCTCTCCACGTTACTCGCGGACGCCGACGTGCTCGTGAACGCGACGAGCGTCGGGATGGAGGAAGACGAGTCGCCGGTCCCTGCCGACGCGCTCCACGCGGACCTCGCAGTACTCGACGCCGTCTACACGCCACTCCGGACGCGCCTGCTCCAGGATGCGGCGGGCGCGGGCGCGACGACGGTGGACGGCGCCTGGATGTTGCTCTACCAGGGCGTCGCTGCGTTCGAACTGTGGACCGGGCGGGACGCGCCGGTCGACGCGATGAACCGGGCGCTTCGGGCACGGCTTTAA
- a CDS encoding glucose-1-phosphate thymidylyltransferase translates to MKAVVLAGGYATRLWPITKHRPKMFLPVGDSTVIDRIFAELESDDRIDEVFVSTNERFADDFEAYLADSEFEKPTLTVEDTTEEDEKFGVVGALAQLVDRENVDDDLIVIAGDNLISFDISEFVDFFEEKGTPTLAAYDVGSLDRAQSYGVVDLDGTEVVDLQEKPDEPKSTLVSIACYAFTRDAVPMLRTYLDEGENPDEPGWFVQWLQDRCTVHAFSFEDAWFDIGTPASYLDAVAWTLDGDNLVSDDATVEDSTLGENVHVMAGAEVVNSNLDNSVVFPNASIYDCDVRNSIVDEETHLEQIDFSGALIGAHTTISNQN, encoded by the coding sequence ATGAAGGCAGTCGTTCTCGCCGGCGGATACGCGACCCGGTTGTGGCCGATAACGAAACATCGGCCGAAGATGTTCCTGCCGGTCGGTGACTCGACAGTCATCGACCGCATCTTCGCGGAACTGGAGTCCGACGACCGCATCGACGAGGTGTTCGTCTCGACGAACGAGCGCTTTGCCGACGACTTCGAGGCCTACCTCGCGGACAGCGAGTTCGAGAAGCCGACACTCACGGTCGAGGACACGACTGAGGAGGACGAGAAGTTCGGCGTCGTCGGCGCGCTCGCCCAGCTCGTCGACCGGGAGAACGTCGACGACGACCTCATCGTCATCGCCGGGGACAACCTCATCAGCTTCGACATCTCCGAGTTCGTCGACTTCTTCGAGGAGAAGGGGACGCCGACGCTGGCGGCCTACGACGTCGGGAGCCTCGACCGCGCGCAGTCCTACGGCGTCGTGGACCTCGACGGCACGGAGGTCGTGGACCTCCAGGAGAAACCCGACGAACCGAAGAGCACGCTCGTCTCCATCGCCTGCTACGCGTTCACCCGGGACGCCGTCCCGATGCTCCGGACCTACCTCGACGAGGGCGAGAACCCCGACGAACCCGGCTGGTTCGTCCAGTGGCTCCAGGACCGCTGCACGGTCCACGCGTTCAGCTTCGAGGACGCCTGGTTCGACATCGGGACGCCGGCGTCCTACCTCGACGCCGTCGCGTGGACCCTCGACGGCGACAACCTCGTCAGCGACGACGCCACTGTAGAGGACTCCACGCTCGGCGAGAACGTCCACGTGATGGCGGGCGCGGAGGTCGTCAACTCCAACCTGGACAACTCGGTCGTCTTCCCGAACGCCTCCATCTACGACTGCGACGTGCGCAACTCCATCGTCGACGAGGAGACCCACCTCGAACAGATCGACTTCTCCGGCGCGCTCATCGGCGCCCACACCACCATCTCGAACCAGAACTGA
- a CDS encoding cell division protein FtsZ, with protein sequence MDSIVQDAIDEAEDGEEPASDSGDVRVEDTSSTVPTGEMTDDELEDVLQELQTSITVVGCGGAGSNTVDRMAKEGIHGADLVAANTDVQHLVEIDADTKILMGQQKTQGRGAGSLPQVGEEAALESQDEIRDSIEGSDMVFVTAGLGGGTGTGSAPVVAKAAREQGALTIAIVTTPFTAEGEVRRTNAEAGLERLRDVADTVIVVPNDRLLDSVGKLPVREAFKVSDEVLMRSVKGITELITKPGLVNLDFADVRTVMEKGGVAMIGLGEADSDAKAADSVKSALRSPLLDVDISSANSALVNVTGGPDMSIEEAEGVVEQLYDRIDPDARIIWGTSIDDDLDGEMRTMVVVTGVDSPQIYGRNDAPEPEPEPDGGASDIEDIDYVE encoded by the coding sequence ATGGACTCGATTGTACAGGACGCCATCGACGAGGCCGAGGACGGCGAGGAACCGGCCTCGGACTCGGGTGACGTCCGGGTGGAGGACACATCCTCCACCGTCCCCACGGGGGAGATGACCGACGACGAACTCGAGGACGTCCTCCAGGAACTCCAGACGAGCATCACGGTGGTCGGCTGCGGCGGGGCCGGTTCGAACACGGTCGACCGCATGGCGAAGGAAGGCATCCACGGTGCCGACCTCGTCGCCGCCAACACCGACGTCCAGCACCTCGTCGAGATCGACGCCGACACGAAGATTCTCATGGGCCAGCAGAAGACCCAGGGGCGGGGCGCAGGCTCGCTCCCGCAGGTCGGCGAGGAGGCCGCTCTCGAGTCCCAGGACGAGATTCGCGACTCCATCGAGGGCTCGGACATGGTGTTCGTCACCGCCGGTCTCGGCGGCGGCACCGGCACTGGCTCCGCGCCCGTCGTCGCGAAAGCCGCTCGCGAACAGGGCGCGCTCACCATCGCCATCGTCACCACGCCGTTCACCGCCGAGGGCGAGGTCCGGCGCACGAACGCCGAAGCGGGTCTCGAACGGCTCCGCGACGTCGCCGACACCGTCATCGTCGTGCCGAACGACCGCCTGCTCGACTCCGTCGGCAAGCTCCCCGTCCGCGAGGCCTTCAAGGTCTCCGACGAGGTGCTGATGCGCTCGGTGAAGGGCATCACCGAACTCATCACGAAGCCCGGCCTCGTCAATCTGGACTTCGCCGACGTTCGCACGGTCATGGAGAAGGGCGGCGTCGCCATGATCGGTCTGGGCGAAGCCGACTCCGATGCGAAGGCCGCGGACTCCGTGAAGTCCGCGCTGCGCTCCCCGCTGCTCGACGTCGACATCTCCTCGGCGAACTCCGCGCTCGTCAACGTAACCGGCGGCCCGGACATGAGCATCGAGGAGGCCGAGGGCGTCGTCGAACAGCTCTACGACCGCATCGACCCGGACGCCCGCATCATCTGGGGCACCAGCATCGACGACGACCTCGACGGCGAGATGCGCACGATGGTGGTCGTCACCGGCGTCGACTCCCCGCAGATCTACGGCCGCAACGACGCTCCCGAACCCGAACCGGAACCCGACGGCGGCGCCAGCGACATCGAGGACATCGACTACGTCGAGTAG
- a CDS encoding methyltransferase, which yields MTENRPETIDSRSLLRDQYDGSNDDVYTSPEAVEKYAEEVYREGLFDGEELVLDKYFLDEGATVLDLGCGAGRTTKPLAERGFDVVGVDKSEEMVAAAREIHTELDFRVGDATALSFPDESFDYVLFSNNGIDCIYPESKRTQALREVRRVLRPGGLFGFSSHNRLFFLPSLLTKFELVRGNYLSNGNRQRIGSPYKTDSDEFGLDIYWGLPWRTKAQIDDAGFELVEWITKRESPLKYFEKLHRYVAMKPGRR from the coding sequence ATGACCGAGAACCGTCCAGAGACTATTGATAGTAGGTCCCTTCTCCGAGACCAGTACGACGGCTCGAACGACGACGTGTACACGTCGCCGGAAGCCGTGGAGAAGTACGCGGAGGAGGTGTACCGGGAGGGATTGTTCGATGGCGAGGAACTCGTCCTCGACAAGTACTTCCTCGACGAGGGAGCGACGGTTCTCGACCTGGGCTGTGGAGCAGGCCGGACGACGAAGCCGCTGGCCGAACGTGGATTCGACGTCGTCGGTGTGGACAAGAGCGAAGAGATGGTGGCGGCCGCGCGCGAGATCCACACCGAACTCGACTTCCGCGTCGGCGACGCGACGGCCCTCTCGTTCCCGGACGAGTCGTTCGACTACGTGCTGTTCTCCAACAACGGCATCGACTGCATCTATCCGGAGTCCAAGCGCACGCAGGCGCTTCGGGAGGTACGCCGGGTGCTCCGCCCGGGCGGCCTGTTCGGGTTCAGTTCGCACAACAGACTGTTCTTCCTCCCCTCGTTGCTCACGAAATTCGAGCTAGTCAGGGGGAACTATCTGTCGAACGGGAACCGCCAACGAATCGGGTCGCCGTACAAGACGGACTCCGACGAGTTCGGTCTCGACATCTACTGGGGCCTCCCGTGGCGGACCAAGGCCCAGATAGACGACGCCGGGTTCGAACTCGTGGAGTGGATTACGAAACGAGAGAGCCCGCTCAAGTACTTCGAGAAACTCCACCGGTACGTCGCGATGAAACCGGGGCGCCGGTAG
- a CDS encoding transcriptional regulator, whose product MDDRTTRERILDALREQPQTPSGLAEKFTIARGTALTHVRHLSETLDGTDEELLVRPPACRDCGFDGFDDPVNVPSRCPECKSEAIEEPAFVVESP is encoded by the coding sequence ATGGACGACAGAACGACCCGCGAACGGATACTCGACGCGCTCCGCGAGCAGCCACAGACCCCGAGCGGACTCGCGGAGAAGTTCACCATCGCCCGCGGGACCGCGCTGACCCACGTCCGCCACCTCTCGGAGACGCTCGACGGCACCGACGAGGAACTGCTCGTGCGGCCGCCGGCGTGCCGGGACTGCGGCTTCGACGGCTTCGACGACCCCGTGAACGTCCCCTCGCGGTGTCCCGAGTGCAAGAGCGAGGCGATCGAGGAACCAGCGTTCGTCGTGGAGTCGCCCTAG
- a CDS encoding anthranilate synthase — MRDERAAVVSDRDALRTATADAPDDSRVVVEAHVPVEDSFVAYRRARGDEPGFYYETTGGSDGWGYFGVSPAAFLTVGPGEDGALDALTERIGETVVRGDCEIPHPGGLFGWLSYDVARELEDLPTNATDDRGLPRVQFGVYPVVAAWREPFEAGDPLRLVASVPVNDFDDAFDEGREQVLALADRLQSGDPVVGSPPTNERAPFESACGRTAFEDRVRAITTYIRNGDTFQTNVSHRLEAPASVHPVEVFAALREANPAPYSALVEFPGVDLVSASPELLLERRGRDLVTEPIAGTRPRGDTEAADATLEDDLTSNEKERAEHAMLVDLERNDLGKVSEYGSVEVSEYRRVDRYSEVMHLVSEVRGRIRGDCDLADAIAAVFPGGTITGAPKPRTMALVDEVEATRRGPYTGSIGAVGFDGDATLNIVIRTLVRHAAAYHLRVGAGIVHDSDPGAEYEETLDKARALVDAIDAALDAGPAEELALSEGGPR; from the coding sequence ATGCGTGACGAACGGGCGGCGGTCGTCTCCGACCGCGACGCCCTCCGCACGGCAACCGCGGACGCGCCAGACGACAGTCGCGTCGTCGTCGAGGCCCACGTCCCGGTCGAGGACTCCTTTGTAGCGTACCGTCGCGCCCGGGGCGACGAACCGGGATTCTACTACGAGACGACCGGCGGCAGCGACGGCTGGGGCTACTTCGGCGTCTCGCCAGCGGCGTTCCTGACTGTCGGCCCCGGCGAGGACGGCGCGCTCGACGCGCTGACCGAGCGAATCGGCGAAACGGTCGTCCGGGGGGACTGCGAGATACCCCACCCCGGCGGGCTGTTCGGCTGGCTCTCCTACGACGTCGCCCGCGAACTGGAGGACCTGCCCACGAACGCGACCGACGACCGGGGGCTGCCGCGCGTGCAGTTCGGCGTCTACCCGGTCGTCGCGGCCTGGCGCGAACCGTTCGAGGCCGGTGACCCTCTCCGCCTCGTCGCGAGCGTTCCCGTGAACGACTTCGACGACGCATTCGACGAGGGTCGCGAGCAGGTTCTCGCGCTCGCCGACCGTCTGCAATCGGGCGACCCCGTCGTCGGCTCGCCGCCGACGAATGAGAGAGCCCCCTTCGAGAGCGCTTGCGGACGGACTGCGTTCGAGGACCGGGTGCGCGCCATCACGACGTACATTCGCAACGGCGACACGTTCCAGACGAACGTGAGTCACCGTCTCGAGGCGCCCGCGAGCGTCCACCCTGTCGAGGTGTTCGCGGCGCTCCGCGAGGCCAACCCGGCGCCCTACTCCGCGCTCGTGGAGTTCCCGGGCGTCGACCTGGTCTCCGCGAGCCCGGAGCTCCTGCTCGAACGCCGCGGCCGCGACCTCGTCACGGAACCCATAGCGGGGACGCGGCCGCGCGGCGACACCGAGGCCGCGGACGCCACGCTGGAGGACGACCTCACCAGCAACGAGAAGGAGCGCGCCGAGCACGCGATGCTCGTCGACCTCGAGCGAAACGACCTCGGGAAGGTCAGCGAGTACGGCAGCGTCGAGGTGAGCGAGTACCGCCGCGTCGACAGATACAGCGAGGTGATGCACCTCGTCAGCGAGGTGCGGGGGCGAATCCGCGGGGACTGCGACCTCGCGGACGCCATCGCTGCGGTGTTTCCCGGTGGAACTATCACTGGGGCGCCCAAGCCCCGGACGATGGCGCTCGTCGACGAGGTTGAGGCGACCCGCCGCGGCCCCTACACGGGCAGCATCGGCGCCGTCGGCTTCGACGGCGACGCGACGCTGAACATCGTCATCCGAACGCTCGTCCGGCACGCGGCGGCGTACCACCTCCGCGTCGGCGCCGGAATCGTCCACGACTCGGACCCTGGAGCGGAGTACGAGGAGACCCTCGACAAGGCTCGCGCGCTCGTCGACGCCATCGACGCGGCGCTCGACGCCGGCCCCGCGGAGGAGTTGGCGCTCAGCGAGGGTGGTCCGAGGTGA
- a CDS encoding cation transporter has protein sequence MVEPLLVDGAILLAGVVLLYLGAELLVSAASALALSHGLRAATVGVTVVAFATTAPELFVSSIGGLTASDSIALGNIVGSNIANIGLVLGTAAFLRPMAVDEDILYQHGPFMLAAAVALVVLSLDGTLTKLDGALLLALLAGFTGYLYYQSKQGSVKLPEDVEMEAENSTAGAREYLTLLGGILLLLVGSRSLILGGRGVLTAWGFSDLVIGLTIIAFGTSVPELATSVVSALRDEADFSIGNVVGSNIYNVLAVIGIVALLVPITVEASTMAYELPVMLGFTFVALGIMGVGERVTRIEGVGLIAGYAGFIYFLLP, from the coding sequence ATGGTCGAACCGCTACTCGTCGACGGCGCGATACTCCTCGCGGGTGTCGTGCTGCTCTATCTCGGTGCCGAACTCCTCGTCTCTGCGGCCTCCGCCCTCGCGCTGTCCCACGGTCTGCGAGCCGCCACGGTCGGGGTCACCGTCGTCGCGTTCGCCACCACCGCTCCCGAACTGTTCGTCAGTTCCATCGGCGGCCTCACCGCCTCCGACAGCATCGCCCTCGGCAACATCGTCGGGTCGAACATCGCGAACATCGGTCTCGTCCTCGGGACAGCGGCGTTCCTCCGCCCGATGGCCGTCGACGAGGACATCCTCTACCAGCACGGGCCGTTCATGCTCGCCGCCGCCGTCGCGCTCGTCGTGCTCTCCCTCGACGGGACGCTCACGAAGCTAGACGGCGCGCTCCTCCTCGCGCTGCTCGCGGGGTTCACCGGCTACCTCTACTACCAGTCGAAGCAGGGGTCGGTGAAACTCCCCGAGGACGTCGAGATGGAGGCCGAGAACTCGACCGCGGGTGCCCGGGAGTACCTCACCCTGCTCGGCGGCATCCTCCTGTTGCTCGTCGGCTCCCGGAGTCTCATCCTCGGCGGCCGCGGCGTGCTCACCGCCTGGGGATTCAGCGACCTCGTCATCGGACTCACCATCATCGCGTTCGGCACCTCCGTCCCGGAACTCGCTACCTCGGTGGTGAGCGCGCTCCGCGACGAGGCCGACTTCTCCATCGGCAACGTCGTCGGGTCGAACATCTACAACGTGCTCGCGGTCATCGGCATCGTCGCCCTCCTCGTCCCCATCACCGTCGAAGCGAGCACGATGGCCTACGAACTCCCCGTGATGCTCGGGTTCACGTTCGTCGCGCTCGGCATCATGGGCGTCGGCGAACGCGTCACCCGCATCGAGGGCGTCGGCCTCATCGCGGGCTACGCCGGCTTCATCTACTTCCTGCTTCCCTGA
- a CDS encoding branched-chain amino acid aminotransferase, with protein sequence MQYHVNGELVDDADATVSVRDRGFQYGDAAFETIRAYGGQTFAWAAHEKRLDATCEALDIDHGLSGSDLRSRVHETLAANDLSDAYVRLSVSRGVQSGRLAPDDDADPTVVVVVESLPRGGVDGERVWNAPVTARTVDVQRVPDECIPSVAKTHNYLGGVLARIDAGDADEALLVDAEGRVTEGASSNVFFVADGVLRTPSLDLPVLPGITRWAVIQLAEDVGIPVEEGHYTPADLHDADEVFFTNTTWEVRPVARLDDASYSTCKVGAGLARAFAEEVQRRHY encoded by the coding sequence ATGCAATACCACGTAAACGGCGAACTCGTGGACGACGCGGACGCCACGGTGAGCGTCCGCGACCGCGGGTTCCAGTACGGCGACGCCGCCTTCGAGACAATCCGCGCGTACGGTGGACAGACGTTCGCGTGGGCCGCCCACGAGAAGCGCCTGGACGCCACCTGCGAGGCGCTCGACATCGACCACGGGCTCTCCGGCAGCGACCTCCGGAGCCGCGTCCACGAGACGCTCGCTGCGAACGACCTGTCGGACGCTTACGTCCGCCTCTCCGTCTCACGAGGGGTCCAGTCCGGCCGTCTCGCGCCGGACGACGACGCGGACCCGACGGTGGTCGTCGTCGTCGAATCACTCCCCCGTGGTGGCGTCGACGGCGAGCGCGTCTGGAACGCGCCGGTGACGGCAAGAACGGTCGACGTCCAGCGCGTTCCCGACGAGTGTATCCCCTCCGTCGCGAAGACCCACAACTACCTCGGCGGCGTACTCGCCCGCATCGACGCTGGCGACGCCGACGAGGCGCTACTGGTCGACGCAGAGGGCCGGGTGACCGAGGGCGCTTCGAGCAACGTCTTCTTCGTCGCTGACGGCGTGCTCCGCACGCCGAGTCTCGACCTGCCGGTGCTTCCCGGCATCACCCGCTGGGCGGTCATCCAGCTGGCCGAGGACGTCGGCATCCCCGTCGAGGAGGGCCACTACACGCCCGCGGACCTCCACGACGCCGACGAGGTGTTCTTCACGAACACCACCTGGGAGGTCCGTCCAGTCGCCCGCCTCGACGACGCCTCCTACTCGACGTGCAAAGTCGGCGCCGGCCTCGCCCGCGCGTTCGCGGAGGAGGTCCAACGGCGTCACTACTGA
- a CDS encoding anthranilate synthase, translated as MTRVLVVDNYDSFAYNLVQYLGEHAEEVLVRRNDEIDVAGVRDLDPDGVVVSPGPGTPDDAGVSVPVFRDLDYPTLGVCLGHQALCAANGADVGHAPSVVHGKPSTVRHDGQGLFTGLPERVQTGRYHSLSVLEADLPDCLEPTAWTDTRDAEGVVMAVRHRERPHAGVQFHPESILTPRGKQMTSAFLDACNTT; from the coding sequence GTGACCCGCGTCCTCGTCGTGGACAACTACGACTCCTTCGCGTACAACCTCGTGCAGTACCTGGGGGAGCACGCCGAGGAGGTACTCGTACGGCGCAACGACGAGATCGACGTCGCGGGCGTCCGTGACCTCGACCCGGACGGCGTCGTCGTCAGTCCAGGGCCGGGTACGCCCGACGACGCGGGGGTCTCGGTCCCCGTCTTCCGGGACCTCGACTACCCGACGCTGGGGGTCTGCCTCGGCCACCAGGCCCTGTGCGCGGCCAACGGCGCGGACGTGGGCCACGCGCCGTCGGTCGTCCACGGCAAACCGTCGACTGTGCGCCACGACGGCCAGGGCCTCTTCACGGGGCTTCCGGAGCGCGTCCAGACCGGGCGCTACCACTCGCTGTCGGTGCTCGAAGCCGACCTCCCCGACTGCCTCGAGCCAACCGCGTGGACGGACACGCGGGACGCCGAAGGCGTCGTGATGGCGGTCCGTCACCGCGAGCGGCCCCACGCAGGTGTACAGTTCCACCCGGAGAGCATCCTCACGCCCCGGGGCAAACAGATGACTAGCGCATTCCTCGACGCATGCAATACCACGTAA